The genomic stretch ACATCAATCCAGAAAATGAACCCTGGAAAAATCTCTAGCATTGACATATGCATGGAAATAAATAACTCAGTGACTTGAAGCTTGAAGTTTAAGGATAACCAACTAGAAACATTACCTGGCTTAGATATCTGAAGGCAAGCAGACAATTTCCCATCAATGGAACATGTGTCTACTGGATCAACACACTTCTCCACCACCGCTTCTGGTTTATCCGGCTTCTTCTTCCCAGGACTTCCTCCTTCACCGTCCGGCGCGCCGGTCGATTCAGGACCTCCTGGAGGGGGGCTCGCCTTGGGTACTTTAGTCGATGGCACCGGCTGTCCGGAGACCTGCGCTTCGCCCCCTTCCTGCCCCTTATCCTCCGGCGCACCTGATGGCGGCGGTGGAGAATCCTTTGGTGTTTGTGGGGTTTCTGGTGGTGGCGGTGTTTGTGTGGTTTTTGGTGGTGGCGGTGATTTCTGGTGCTGTTTATCGGCCACAGGATTCTGCACTGCAGGTGACGACTTCCCCGATTCTTTCGAAATGGGGCTCTTGTCAGATCCGCCCGTGCCAGCGGTAGGTGCAGGGGCTCCCTGGACAGATCAAAATAGCATCAAAATCTATAGCTCGTCCATTTCTCCTCCAAATAACCATAAGCCATTGCACTAATCGATCTAAGCAAGCTAAGTCGAAGAGCGGCGATCCTCACCTCGCTGGAGCGGGGCTTCTCGCCctgcaaaaccctagccgcctcaggGTGTGGAAGCAGGGCGAAAGCGAGGAGGAGCGCCGCAAGCGCGGCGAATCCGAAGGAGCCCATCGAATTGCGCAGGAGCGGGGGGCGTCAGCCGGTCCGTCGTGGAATCCGGCGGCGCGGGGCCGGCGTGGATCGCATCGGCGGGGGATCGGGATCTGGAGGGGACCGGATCGCCGCGTGCTGGGTCGAGATCTCGGTGGAGTTGGAGCGCTTCGATCGGTGcacgcgcggcgcggcgcggaggaGGTGGCCTTGTGGGACGAAGAgggcaggaggaggaagaagagttgCTCCGACGCCAAAATCGCACAAAGTGGAAGAGGCTTGGGCAGCCGCCCACTCGAACGGAAGTGTTCTGGTCGCAGTTGACTCGAGATTTTTTCCTGGTGGATTTGGTTCCGTTTGGGGAAATTTTGCTGAATTTATCTGTCAAAGTACAGAACACAACCTTTTTGTTGAACTTTTTTTTACATGCAAAATTGGGCAACTTGTTTGACCAACTTGTTCTTTTCACAATTGTTTGAACAACTTGTTGAATTTACTCCAATTTGCAGGCATATTGCCAGCGTTCAAGTGAGAGAGGTTCAAAATTTCTAATATATACAAGCGGGGACGCAAATCCAAGCCATTTCCATAGTTTTCTTCGACGGGAACCAAGGGCCATCGACACATAAAGTgcccaaacaaaaaaaatcaacttCACCTTTCAAAGCATCTCACTGGATAAATTTTGAAGAGAGATCTGCATCATTCATCATCTTCCCTATCACAATTTCCATCTCCTACACCAGAGAATGTCTTGCAAAGGAAGAGTAGCAACATGAGTCCTTGATCCACTCACACCCATGACCAAGTTGAGAAGACTATCAGCGCCTGAGTAGAGAGCCTCTGGGGGGACATGTAAACCTGTCAATATTTCATAAATACAACAGAGTAGAAAATTAGATCAATCAGGGAGTTAATCAACTTTCTTTCAAACCAAGCTCTATTGTGGAGCTTCCAGATGGCCCAACAAATATTGGGGGCGCAAACGATATTAACATTTCGGCTTGCATGAGTAAGTTATGGAATCCACCGGGAAAATTGGGAAAATGAGCGTGGACGATTCTGAACACTAATTGCAGAACAAACAATGCTCTAGAAGAATTTAGCTATAGAACAGCCACAGAAACAACATCGTGAGTTGCCTATCTAGTTGagattcaccatgttatctttggtAGAAATGGCATTATGCCATATTAGCCATAGCCAAACATTGatcttagggctcctttgattcatagaatagaaaaagcataggaataggatGTCATGCATACTCGAATCCTATGAGAaaatgaagtgtgtttgattgtagcaaaggaatttttccatgaggtatggccTAGTGTTTTTTTCCTATAGAATTTGCACTACAAAATTCTTATAGGATtaattcctataggatatgttcctatgaataaaACAACTTGTGTAGGAAATCTTCCTATAGGATCCAAATCCTTCACTATTCATATACAATTCCTATGAATTAAAGAGACCCTTAAGAGAAATCTTACTCTTTCATAGGTGTCTAAAGGGTCTATCAATCCCATTTCCACACAAGTGTTTATAATTACTTTTTATACTGCATTGACCACTTTTTCCATTTCTAAAATGGCCTGTCATCATCTGAAATGGTGATCTCAATGAGCAAGCCAATAAGCCTACACATTTGTACATTGCAGATATTGATTTATCTTTGATCAGAGGACATTGCCCACACCAAGAATCTCCCGAAAAGCTTGTTCTTTTGCCATTCCCAACTATGATTCTCCTGCCACATAAATAGAACTCTTTGATATGAAGAATATCTTACCAGAGAGGAGAGTCACCAAGTCTATGTTTTGAAAATTTGATGCCTACATCACCAAGGTATCTACCGCCATttgcacataagactaatactgaaTTTGGTCGCTTCTTCAGGCCACCACCTTTACTTTTTGTCTTGCAGATTCACCTCCACTTGACAAATCGATATTTCCTTTTATTGGCAATAATAGTCTGGTGTGTTTATCAAGATTTTCAATGTTTGTTTTGTGCAATAACCACCTTGTGGACATTTGATATACAACAACAGTGGACAAACAAGCACAAATTTTAGTCGATCTCCAACAAATTGACGTAGTCCCATGATGAGTGCATTTTATATAGTCGATCTCTCATTGTATACTATATCTAGCAATTGTTATGTCATTTATACATGATTGCTTGATTCCTTTCATTTCATGAGAGCTTTGCGAAATAAGAAGTTTTATTAGGATTTTACTATATTTTCTTGTCTTTCATGTGTGTGTAGGAGTTATCAACATTTATGAATAAAGCGCGGTGAAAGGAGACAAGTGGAGAAAATTTGGAGGAGTTACATGCACCAGACTTATCCACATGAAGGGTTACCATTAAAATATAATAAAGATCTAagaccatggtgtaatggtgttgTAGGCCTTCGTCCATACAATCCAAGGATCCAAAGCATGCCCCAATCAAAGTCCATGTGAGGAAATGGCATCAAAATTAGTGTAGACATAAGAGAGCTTAACGAACGAGGTGACCGCACGGACCTCCATTGGGACTGTATAATCAAACTGAACCTATTTTAAGAAGGGGTACGGGGTTATTCGGGGCGGAGCTACCTAGAAACTCGAAACCGATCTCTAGGAGCCTATTTAAAGGAGGGGAAAGCCACCACCGAAAACCAGTCTCAATTCGCGTCTCCATGACGGAGCTGTGCCACCTCTACCATGAAGATCACCACACCATCATCATCCAAGGAAGAGGAGAATAAGGCTTGGGACAAGGAGGCATCGACATCAACCtttatcatcatcttcttctatgcaCCCGCCAACGATTCATCCATCCATCGTGTTGTAATCCAAGTCTACTACGGATCCCTATGTGTATCATTTTATTCCTTCATCCATTATTAGCATATAATGTCTTGTACCCTTGTACTAGAGTAGTTTAGCTGGGGATATGGATGAACCCTAGAACTACAAGGAATTGAAGTAAAGATTTAAGATGTATTCTTTTGTATGTGTGTAATGTTATTCTTCAGTGATGTTGTGTGAATCTAGCTACATAATAGTTTGCCCCTTTGGGGTGATGGAGTAAAACATCGTTGTAGGTAGATTGGTGGTTTGAAGGTGGAAGTGAGAGCAAAccatcacgtcccatcaactaatGTCAATTAGGGTATAACGTGGATCCTAGAACTATATAATCATGGGAGACTCATAATCACTAGTGTCTTTTTCTAATATAGAAGGACTGAAGGTGGTTAAGCAGGGTGTGTATGCACACCGTACCTGTGACGGACCTTTATTTGACTCAACCCTGAAATATATAATACATCTTAAATCAATGGTACTAATGCTGGTGGTGGTTCTAGACTCCTCTATAGACGTCTTTATCTTACTCTCCGTTTACCTTCAATTTTAGTTttaagtttactttattttgttcttCATTTATTTCTCATAGGTCACTACTACTTTTAATTCTCCAGTTGAATAGAATAATTCTGTAAGCGTAGGCTATTTTCAAATTTGGGTGCGGACATGGCTGCATTGACCATGCAGTCGTGAAGTTGTGTAGTTACAAGTGGCAGAGCTCGTGTGGACGGTACTTTAGGGATATATTTTCCGTTGTTTTATACCGCAATCATCTTATTGGGGTGTAGGAAAACCCAGTCACCATCCCACCCATCGAGCCTCCCATCTCTTTCTTCAACTTTTTCTTCattttctcttcatcttctaccgtCACTCCACTCCTATCAAAATCTATTTTCAACCCAAACATTGTCTGAAAGATATAAAGAAGTAATTTCAAATTCATTGCTCCTGCCAAGTCATCTTGCAACGGTAAGATGATATCATCAGCATACTAGAGGATAACCACACCATTCTAAACCAAGTTGTCATCCAAACTGTTAGCAAGCTATTTCTATGAGCAATAGTTATCATCTTGGCGAAActattactccctccatttttatttttattgtgttTTGGGATGTTTGAAAATCAAAATTTATAAGATTAACCAAAAATATAGAGAAAAATATCAATAATCATAATAAgaaatgcatataatataaaaaATATAGCTTACGGCGATTCCAGCATTATAGCTTTCATGTTGTAGATGCTACTATTTTTTTCTAATATTTTTTCGACATTTTCAAAGTTTAACTTTAACTAAACCAAAAGGGGCCAGAACTAATTGTAAACGGAGCTAGTAGGATCCATATTAAATAGGAAGGGCACAGAGATCACCTTGCCTCACACATTTAAAGCTaccaaaatactccctccgtacagtcgggtttttcaagataaattatgaattGGAGTAAAAAGTACATTGGaaacatgcatctctcctctttaattctttcacttccaataagctaagtgcatgttgaaaacaagaagaacatgcgcttaatattattgagtttgattttcgtgcgatgagagagaaacaaTTAAAATGTATTAGAAAGATAtgagtacactcttttgttgacaaagtttagagctagatgtccacttatttcagGCGAAGGGAGTAAGGTCCTACCACATCATTAACTTTTACACTAATAGTCCCCTGATTCTTCATCAATTAACTGGGCAATCCAAACTTCTTATTAAAGATGAAGAAATATGTTGTCTTGTTATAAAAAAAAGAGTTCAGAGTTGAGCAGATTGCTTGCAGGTTGCAGCTTCTCCCTCTGCACTTCAACTTTAATGAGTACAGTATGCTTTTTGCAGAAGCAAATGGAATTTTCTCTGTTGGGCAAATAAAGCGCCGGAGCCAGAATCTCGAACGACACAATTATGGTGCAACCACAGTGCAAAGTTCCGTTCCTTTAACAAGGAGACGCTTTGTTCCTTGCGTATGGCTCCTCGAAGCACACCGTAAACGACCTAGTGCCTGGACCATCAATAGTGCCGTacgtcctcttcgtcggaggccgGCACAAAGACTTTGGCATGCATGCATGATACACGCATACGTGCTTCCGTTTACACGATCCGTACCGAACAAGCTCGACCGGCGGCGATCCTTGCCGTCGCCCCGACGCCAAGCTCGCACAAACTTTCGCCCAGAATAATGGCGTAGCCCCGGGCAGGCGAGGACCACCACGCTGGCCAGTGCCCACTACATACCGGGAGCATGCGTAAATACAGTGGCAATGCCATTCGCCCGTACAGGCGGCGCGATAATATACTGTCTGTACTGCAATGGAGAGCTCGAGAGAAATCGTCGACGACGTCGGCATAGTCCTGGGGCGGTACAGCCTCGACGTGAGCGCCGGctgcggcgggcggcggagcaccCTGCTGGACGAGTACGAGCGGCTGGCGTTCGAGGCGCAGCTCAACAGCGCCATCTTGCGCCGGTGCTTCTCCGAGCCCAGCCCGGTCAGGTTCGCCCAGCCTTCCGCCGGCgcgtcgccggcggcgccggctcAGTGGACCGGAGGAGAGGCGCAACGGGATGAGCCTGCGGCCGCCGGGAGGTCGTGGCGTCTCCTCGAGCTGGTGGCTAAGTGGCTCGAGATGTTGAAGACGGTGCTCTGGTGGCTCGGGAGCGTGTGGGAGCGGCGCCGGTGGAAGGAGCAGGACACGCGACGACGCCCGCCGGCGACGGTGCCACGGGTTCAGCTGCAGGACTACCTGTGTTAGTTACAGTACTTTCTTTCGAACAAGTAGTTACACTTACACTGTCTTGTCTCTGAAAGTGTCTGTGTGCGTACTGTAcgatttttccttttttctgttgTTATTTGAAAGTGATTTCTTTTTCGGTTCGTATATCTTGGAACGGAAGTGGAACTTCGTTTGGCTACTTGAATGCCCGTGCATTTCTATGGCCACTATTTTTTTTATGCAACACCTCAGTATAATAAATGGAAAAATTATATTTATGAAACTAGAGCCGCAATATATTAAACTAGAGCTGCAATATATTAAGATTGTACCTCATTTGAAATATATTTCAACAAAATACAGCGAATAAATGTGAAAATAAGCAGTCGACTATTTTTTTTATCAACTAATATCTATCATTGATGCTTCTTAGATAGTGTCGTACAATGTTAGTGATATTGTCTTGCTTCAGTGGTGGAGCTCTATTCGGcggcaggagatggaggaggtggCGTAGAGAAGGGGATGGTAAATTAGGCCGGTAGTTGTAAAGAGCTTTGTTAGTGTTGGACGTGAGTTACAGTACCCTGTCTCAAATTAGATCAAATTTGCCTTATACATTAAAACATGTAAACATGTATATAGGCGTATGTACATAAATCTGGGACATGTAATTGAGACAGAGTATATCTGGCATGGGTAGACCGGCCCGGTCAGCCCGGCCCGAAAATTCCAGGCTTGGGCCAGCATGTAGGCTAGGCCTGGGCCTGATTTTCGCGGAACACGATTCATGAAACACGATGCAACCATGATACATGGCAATGTGAGCGGGCGATGAGGTGGGGTGCGCATGAACTCGTTCTCTTTTTACTCAGGGCTTATTTGATTCGCAGGATTTCACAAACGTAGGAATAggaaaaaaaaatacataaataGGATATGAATGTACGTGTAATCCTATAGAGTTTTCAAAGCACAAGAATTTCTGAAGTTGAATCCTTAAAACCATAATTAAAATAAATGTAAAAGTAAGATTAGATCATTATCATGCAACTTATGACATATTTCTCTTCTTTGTGCGTCGTAAAAAGAGGTTTGAGTGGATTGTGGAATTCCTTTGATTTCCCTATGAAACCTAAACTAAAGGAAAAAAATCCCTACACTTTTCGTATAGCCTATTCAGTTGAATAAAATGGATAAATAGTGGCACCAAAGAAAAatttcctattcctatgattttcctccaacatttctatgaataaaacatgtcctTACTAGAGTTAGAATAACAATCCTATAAGTTGCTCCAACTTTCTCAACTTGTAATAGCGCCGCACGGGGTCGGGTCAGCATCATTCCCGGTTCAAATGGAACTTTTAGTCTCAATTGAAGACATCAACCAGAACTAAAAGTGTGGCACGGGTTAGAATGCCGCACAAGGGCAGACGCGagaccctttagtctcggttggtcttAACAACCGAGACTAAAGCTCCTCCAACCCGAGCACTCGAGTCCAGCCACATGGAGATCCTTTAGTTCCAGTTTTTGCAACACAACCGGCACTAAAGGATGACTTTAATCCCGATTGCGTCATTCCGGTTGCACAACCGAGACTCAAGACAGTTACCGATCGGGACTGATGATCTTTTTCTACTAGTTAACACAATGTATAAGTCATGATTGGATAGGTAAAGAGTCACGTGTGTAGGTGATTTGGTGCCATGTGGAACAGGAAATCGTCTTTGCCTTTGCCGGTTGCTGCACCAACATGAGAAAGTTAATTATGCAGCAGTCTATGGCGATCTTTTCCCCTGGAAGATGGTCGTGGCGAAACTTGAGCTCCTGAGATAGTCGGCAAATGAAAGCAGAGCCGGATGAAACTGACGGGGAACTTATTCAGTTCCATCCAAGTGGTTGAACTGAACCGTCAGTCGTCCTCTACCCATCGACGTCATCGGCCACACTCACGGTGCGAGGGCAGCTACCTGGATACACTGAGGATGAGAGGATGCGTGATTCGGGTGCGCACcgggcgacggcgacggagcTGCCGTCCGTCCGTGCAGCTAGACGTGGCGATCGTGGGGCGTTGGCGCGTCGGGGTGATCCCGGCGGTTCAACCGCCGACGCGATCGCCGTCGCGTGCGGGCGAAGGCACGAGCACGTCGCCCTGGTGGTTGGCTCGCTTGCGGATCGGTAGGCGCCCACGTGTCGACGTGCCATGGCCAAGCACCAGGCAACCGGCCGACATCCGCGACCCCGGGCATGCAAGCCGCCGCGCGCCGGCGACGAAGATTCAGCAAAGCTTGTTGCTCACAGTATGCCAGTACAACGTTTTGCGGCGTCGAATCCTTACAGTGTGAGCGATCATACattcgacgcgcgcggcaagtggAGCGCCTGACGAACTGACAATCATGCATGGCAGCCATCGCCGGAAAAATCGACAAGAGCTTGCGCGTGCGGAACTGTGCTGGACTGCTGGTACCTTGTGGTGCTGTAGCACCGGCAAAGGCGTGGGAGTCTCAGATGTTCGATCGACCAGCTCACACGATGACCACGGCGATCGTCTCAGTCTCCGCAGGACGCTGgctccgtccgccgccgcccTTCGCGGGCGCGCCCTCGATGACCGGCCGCCGGCACGTGGGGCAGGACCCGTGGGAGACGAGCCAGGCGTCGACGCACCGGACGTGGAACCCGTGGCCGCACCGCGGCAGCACGCGCACCTTCTCGCCGTCCACGAATTCGCCGAGGCAGATGGCGCACACGTCGTCGATGTCctccccgccgcccgcgccgTACACCTCCACGGGGAGGCTCCTCAGCGCGCGCCTCTtgatgccgccggcgccgccgcttccccgccgcgcggacgcgccgcccgcgccggtgGCCGCTGCTGCCGCGGCTGCCCCGCGGCTGCCGTACCGGAGCGCGCACCGGGCCAGGGAGTTGAGCCCGATGGCGAAGAGCAGCGCGAAGAAGAGCGCCGCGAGGATGATCACCACGTTGGTGTCGAACGCCGAGCCGCCTCCCGCCGCGGGGCCTCCGCCGTGGTCGTCGAAGCCCAGCCCAGCCGTGCCGACGCTCGACGGTGCCGGTGCCTCCGAATCAGCACGACCCATAGTTGATGAAGCTAATTCGTGCCGATGCTCGACCGATCAGAGTTCGCCCTGCGGCCGATTGATCGATGCTTCGAGGTATTTGGACTGGTGCCCACCCAGCTCGCTCGATCGATGCTTCAAGCTAGCTATTCGACTGGACTGATTCCTGCGCTATCCTTGTGAGCGTGCCTGTCACTCTCTAGTCTCTGCTCTGTTCCTGGAGTATATATAAGAGGGCGCCTACACCATTGCTCTAGCGTTGCTGCgcgagtgtgtactttgcaaaaggGCGCTCCGTCCGGCACCAAGTTGCACCCTGCTGCTGGGTGAGTTGTTGCAGGGATAGAGACACGCGCGCTCGTAGATAAGCGGATACTGCGGCCGCACATACGCCTTTTGGTTGCTTTCTAGGCCGAGTTAAgatattttctttctttgttccCCTCCATCCATAAAGAGATGCCGGCGATTTGTCTGAATTCAAATGCAGAAATTCAATCCATCTCACGGGTGCCTATGcttcctctaccaaaaaaaataaatcaaaatatcGAAATTTCTTGACATTTACATCTTCacaatatatgtgcattcgtaAAATTTCACGAGaaattaatattttttatggtctatgtaaaaaagagaaaaattagcGTCTGAAAAGacttatttttagcattgaatgTTGTCTTTTTACGCACGCCACACGGCAATTCGATTTTTCACGAAACAACTTTATAAGCATGTAGCTCGTGGAGATATACGTGCgattttttcgtttcaattttttgaaatttcaaaatatgtgtaac from Lolium rigidum isolate FL_2022 chromosome 4, APGP_CSIRO_Lrig_0.1, whole genome shotgun sequence encodes the following:
- the LOC124705633 gene encoding RING-H2 finger protein ATL74-like; the protein is MGRADSEAPAPSSVGTAGLGFDDHGGGPAAGGGSAFDTNVVIILAALFFALLFAIGLNSLARCALRYGSRGAAAAAAATGAGGASARRGSGGAGGIKRRALRSLPVEVYGAGGGEDIDDVCAICLGEFVDGEKVRVLPRCGHGFHVRCVDAWLVSHGSCPTCRRPVIEGAPAKGGGGRSQRPAETETIAVVIV